The DNA window CACAACAACTGGCCCGTTGGGTGTGCCTGACCGTCTCCAGGAGCGGAAAGCCGAAAGGCACGGCGTGGTCCACGCGGGAGACTCTTAGGCCCGCATGAACTGAAAAGGCCGTCGCGGAAATTTGATGACGTTTCAGCCAAGATCACGCCGTGGCGGGACGAATGGACCGATGCTGAATTGCTGGCCGCCGGGATGAGCCCCCAAGCAAGCAGTCGCGCCCTGCGTTAAGCTTCACTCAATCTCTGCAGTCTATGCTGACGCCAGATTGTCGAGGATAAAATGAAGCGCAGGCCGATATTACTCTTCGCTTTTCCGGCTTTGATCCTGATGCTTCTGGCAAGCGAGCGAATAGCGACCCTGCTGCTCGGACGCTATGCCGCCAGCCCTGCCATGTGGCGGATCTGGCTTGAACTGCACCCCACGGCGATGTTCTGGCAACAGGTCCATCTTGGACTGGGCGGATCGATGGTCCTGGATGCCGTCATCCTGGTTGCGGCGGCGGCGGCGTGCTGGGGCGCTTGCCGTATGAGGCGGCCGGCCGCCTTCTTCCTCGCCAACCACGTCGCCCTGCTCTTTGCCGGACTGATGATCGCTTCCAGCAGTCATTCGGAGACGGCGAGCACTGTCGCGGCATTCCCGCTGTCGAACGGCCTCCAAGTCGCACTGATGGTCGATTTTACCTGGCAGAACAGTCTCGTGCTTGTTCTGGGCTTCGCGGCCTGTGCGTACTGCCATGTCGCGTTCCTCCGCGAAACGCGGCTGCGTGGAGAGTCTCCCGCCCTGCGTCTCATGACTTTGCGACGCGATATCTAGCCGGCGCACGGGGGCGTTCGAGAGAGTGCCAAATGATCCGGACATCAGCAGCTTCCCGGATCCGGCGGCTTCGCCAAATCCGGAGCCGCCTCAATTGATCTTGCGATAATAGACCTTTCCGTCCGGCGTTTCGGTTCGCTGGTAGGAGGGGTTAGGGGCAGGGGGCGCGGTGCTCTTGCGCTTGGCTGGCCGCGGCGTATCGACAGCGGCGGGTTCGGCCGCGATATTGTTGGAGGATGCATCGGCCACGGTGCTGGTGGTGACGACGGCGGGTTCCGCCGCGCCCGCGCTGCCATCGTCACGCGCTGGCGGAGGGTTTTGTTCCAGCCGGGATATGTTGCCGTTGACTTCGTTGAAACTGCCCTGCAACTGGCTGTCCAGCCTTTCAAATCGGCTCTGAAAACCGTTGTTGACCGTGTCGAGCCGGGCAACGATCCGCTGCTCGAACGCGCCAAGCTCCTCCAGACGTCCCTCCACGGCGCGCAGGTCGGTGATGCCGCGATAGAGGTAGATGGCGGCGGTCGCGTTCAGCACCGCGAACAGTGTCAACCCGACGCCGACCACGACGGCCAGCCGCGACCGGCTCGCATCCTTGTCGAGCAGTTGCGGTTCGATGGGCTCGGCGGCCACGGTCGGCACGTGCGGGTCACTGATCGTCGTCATTGAACCACCACCTTGGTGCCTATTGGCACCCGCTTGAAAAGATCGATCACATCCGTGTTGGTAAGGCGAAAGCATCCAGATGTGCCGTCGAACCCCACGCCCGAGGGATCGTTGGTGCCATGGATGCGATAGAGCGTGTCGTGCCCGTCCCGAAGCAGATAGAGCGCCCGTGCGCCGAGCGGGTTATAGGGGCCTGAAGGCACCAGCTCCGGCAGTTCCGGCTGGCGGGCGCGCATTTCCCTGGGCGGGCGCCACTGCGGCCATTCCGTTTTCGCGCCGACCTTCACGACGCCGGTCCAGCCGAATCCGTCGCGTCCGACGCTGATCTGGTAGCGCAGCGCCTGGCCCTGACGGGTCACCAGGTAAAGCGCCTTCTCGTTCTTGCGGATGACGATCGTTCCCGGCTGCTCCGTGGTTGCGAAGGCAACCGCCTTGCGCAGGCTGGGGCCCATCGCCGGCAGCGGTGGCCGATCCGAAAGCCTCGATCGCGCCTGGGCGAAGTCCTGGGCCGACAGCGCCAGCGCCAGGCCGAGCACGCCGGCGCCGATCAGCCTCACGGCGGCGTCATGTCTACCGGGCAGCGTCATCGAGCCGCTCTTTGAACATCTTCTTCAGATCCTTGTTGAAGCGCGCCCGGCCATCCACTTCGGAAGGCAGGATCGCCCGGTTCAAGGCATCGGCCAGAAGGGTGTTGTCCAGGGCCACCGATTTGATGTGCGGCGCCTTGAATATCTTCTCAAGCTCGCTGCGCGAGAAATGGTTTCCGAACCATTTGCGCTTGTGCTTGTTGGCGACGAGCGTGATGCTGACCGCATTGCCGCGCAGCTCGCGGATCTTCTTGTAGAGCCGCTTGCCTTGCCGCAGCGAGGCGACGTTGAGTTCGAAGACGATGAAGATCTCGTCGCTCGTCGAAAGCACCGAATTGTGCCACGGCGTTTCGAGATTGGGCAGGTCGATGACGATGTCGTCGAAGCGGTAGGCGACGAGGTCGAGCAGCCGGAAGACGAAATCGCTGCCTTGTGGCTCGAACGGCAGCTGCGGCCTCTCGAACGCGTAGAGGGTGAGACCCGACGGGCGCGACAGCTTGATGACATCCATCAGCTCGACATCGAGCCTTTCCGGCTGGCCGATGATGCCCGCCAGGTCGAACTGGTTGAACAGATTGAGGTAGGCGCCGCAATTGGCGCTCTGGAAATCGAGATCGACCAGGCAGGTCGAAGCCGCGCGCTCGGTCGATTTCGAGGCCAGGAATTCGGCCGCCGACAAAGCGAGCGTCGTGGCGCCGGCGCCACCGCTGGCGCTGATGAAGGTGATGATGCGGCTTTTGGTTCCCTGGTTGCCGGTATCATGGAAGGTCACCGCGTTGAGCAGTTCCTTGCCGTCGAGCGGCTTGTGCAGCCAGTCCGAAGCATTCATGCGCACCAGCACGCGCGTCTGTTCCGACGTCAGCTCATCGGAAACCGCGATCAGCGGCACCGACGCCCACAGCGCGCGTGCCTCGACAATGCCTGACCTGCCGAGCAGGGCGCCATTGCCCAGATCGAGGATGACGATGCCGGGGCGCGTATCGGCGGGCGGACCTTTCAGAAAATCATCCGTCTCGGAGATCCTGACATCATAGATCGCCAGGGCATCGAGCCGCGTCGCCACCTCGCGCTTGAAAGCCGGATCGGACGAAAACAACGCCACCTGCTTTCGCTTGGTCGGTGTAACCTTGGTGTTGATGGCATTCATGGCCAGGTGCTCTTCAGATCTTCGCCCGTGACCGTGCTCAGCATGGAGGGCATGTTGATGTTGGTGAAACCCATCAGTCCTCTCAGGAAAAAGAACTGGAAGGTGATATTCTGGAGATTGACGGTGATGGTCGGCACCGGGCCGCCTAGCCGGGTCTGATAGCCCAGGCCGGTGGCCGTGTAGGTGACGACGATGTTGCTGCGCAGCAGGCCCGGGAAGAAGTGGCACATACCGGGCCGCTGGTTTGCGGCAAGCGCAGGGCAGACATCGTCATCGGTGTTTGCGGTGTCGCCACGAAAGATGCGGCTGAAATTGGCTGCGCTGAAGCCGCCACTGTTGCTACAGCCGCCCGTGCCGGCGGTGTAGGTGCAAACGAAAGGACCATAGGCGCCGGCGACAGTCGGGGCGCCGGGAGACGAGATCGGGCCCGCAGTCGCGAGGTTGGTCGCCACAGCATCCGATATCGAAGCCAACCGGGCGCCGACCTGCACCGCCTTGGTGGCCGCGTTCCATTGATAGAAGGCGTAGCCGAAGTCGACGAAGCCCAATACGAGCGTAAACAGCAGCAACGATACGATGGTCATTTCCACCATCACCGCCCCGTCTTCCGATTTTGCGAAACGCTGGATCATGGTCAGAACCGGATCAACCGCTCGTCGTGGTAGCCCTGCAGCGTTATCGGACCGATGCCGATGAACGACAACATACCGACACCGGTGTATGGATAGGTACCGGAAGCGCGGACGGTGCAGACCTGTGCCGTGGTGGAGCGATATTGGGTAACGCCGCCCACCACGGTGTCCTGGCAGGAATTGTTCGTGGTCACGGTGACATTCGATGTCTGCCAGCCGCTCACGCGCGGACTATCAGTCACGACGCCGTTAACAACCGTTACAGATGGCTTGCCGTAGACGGCGATGTTCGCGGCAATGGTGGAACAGTTGATCGCCGCCAGCCCGGAGTCGGTATACAATTGACTGTTGCAGCGCGCGGCATAGCGGGCGGCGTCTGTAAGTCCGGCCTCCATCAGCAGCTTGTCGTGGATCAGATTGCCGAACTCGAACACCCCGGCGGACAAGATCAGCATCAGCGGCGTGATCAGTGTCATCTCGACAATCACCGCGCCGCGTTGGTCGTGTCGAAATCGACCAAGATATCGGGACAGCGTCTGGAACATCGCAGTCACCGATAGAGCTGCGCTTCGTCGCGCAGGTAGTTGTCGAGTGTGCCGCTGCCGCCCTTGCCGGTGATGTCGACCAGCTCCACGTAAATATTCTTCCCGTCCTTGACCGGCTCGGTAATGAAGAAACTGCCGAACCTCCTCACCGGGATGCCGGTCTGGCGGCCGCTGAAATTCGTGCCCGCAGCCGTGAGCGCATTGCAGTCCAAGATTGCGCCGTAAAGCAGCCGGCGGTCTGGGATCGAGATCGGGGTGCCTGCCGCCGCAGGCGGGATTCCCGTTTCGCCGCCGACGGCAGCGTCCTGATAGATATTGTTGTCGATCTCGTAGCGATAGACCTCATAACGTGTCGGGAGATTGGTGCCGGTTCCTGACAGAGCCGCTGGCACGGCACGTGTCGGGTGATTGGCGGCCCAGTAGCGCGCGAAATTCCAGTCACCGGCGCCCATGCGGCCGCCCATCATCGTACAGTTCCCGGCGATCTGGCAGGAATCGCGCTCAAGCCCGACGCCCTTTGTCGGGTCTGTTTCATAGTCGACCTTGTTACTCTGGACGAACTGGCTGCCGTTCTTGGCGCCCTTGCGCACATTGACCGCGGGTCCGTCCGAGTAGTTGGACGAATTGATGCCGAAGCGCGAGTTGATGCCGTTCTCGACAGGGCCAGCGTTCTGCCCCGGCTCGGTGGTGACGCCGTCGCGCGAATAACAATTCTGCGGTTTGGAGTCGGCGAGCATTTTTTCGAGCTGGTTGGCGCCGTTGCCGAACGGAGAAGCCAGGAAAGCGAAGTTGCCGGGAAAGTAGGATCCGTCGCCGCGCAGCACGATTTGGCGGCGACGGTATTGCCTGGTCTGTGCAGCCTGCTCCAGCGTGACGCCGCCGGTGATGGTTGTGTCCTCATACGGGTTGCACATGAAAACGGGCGTGTAATCGCAGACACCCGACGTGAACCCGGCAGTCGCCCGGGCAGCGACGTTCAAGCTATTACTGGCCGAATTGCCCGTCAGAAACGACGCTGGGAATATCGCGGCGAAACCGACTGGCGTGACCTTCACTTCAATGAATGCGGTTTCACCCTCGCCGATGGATTGCGTAGCATTGGCATAGTTTGCGCTGGTGACCAAAGTCCCGTCCGACGCGGGTATGGTCTTCAGGAAACACCACGAAATGTTGCCGGCGCTGTTGCATTGTGCGGTGCCGCCTGGTTGCCCAGACGTCAAGGTGAACCGGCCAGTAGAGCCAACGGTCGAGAAAGTGGCATCGTTGGCAACCAGTGTCGCCATGGCGCGTTCGGCCCTGGCCCATGAACCGGGCAAGCCATCAAGTTCGGCTGCTCCGGCCAACGCAAAGGCATCCGCCGCCTTCTGCAAATCATTGTGCAGATTGTTGACCCGGCTCATGTCGATCGCCAGCAGCGAAAAGCCGATGATTGCCGGCAGCGTAATGCTGACGAGGATCAGCGCTATTCCCCTCTGGTCGCGCCAGAATGCGCGAATGGTCCGCAGCATGGTCCTTGCCCCTTGCTCCCCTGACGCCAGGACCCCTCGTATGGTCCGGCGCGCTGAAACCGCGTCCTTCTGTTCACTGCCCCGTAGTCACACCCGCCCCGCCGACATTGACCGTGATGGCCGGTGGCGGCGGCGGCGGCGGTGGAAATTTGTAGCTGTGCGCCACGGCGGCCGCGCGCGCACCGTCGCCTTCGATGTGCGTATTCCTGGACGCCGGATTGAATGGATCGACCGTCTGCGCCAGCGAGTTGTATCTCTGCGTGTCGCCGGCCGCCAAAGTCACTGAATCGTAGTGATTCAGATAGTCCGCGGCGCAGCCTGACAATGCGCTGGCGCACAGGATGGGGATCAAGATCCTATTTCTTGACATAGAGCATCTTGTCCTTCGATTTGAAGTCGAGCATGTGCCCATAGGGGCCGGTGACGCCGTCGCCGGTCTCATATTTTCGGATCATGTCCTTGTTCACCTCGAGCTGACCAAGGACGAAGAATTCCGGATCATTGGCCGGCCGCGTCTTGTCGAACGGCGTCGCCAGCTGCTCGCCGGGCTTCACCGGCCGCACGATGTGCGGCGTGACGATGACCACCAGTTCGGTTTCTTCCTTCTGGCTGCTCGAATTGCGGAACAGCGTCCCGATGACCGGGACCTGGCCAAGCCACGGCACCTGGTTCTGCAGCTTGGTGGTCTTGCTGGACAAAAGCCCGCCGACCGCGAAGCTCTGGCCGTCGCGCAATTCGACGACGGTGGACAGTTTGCGGTTGGTGAAGATCGGGTCGCCGGCGGTGGTGAAGCCGTTCAGGTCGCTGACTTCCGGCGCCAGGTTCATGTGGATCTTGCCGTCGTCGAGTACGACCGGTGTGAACAGAAGATTGACGCCGAATTGCTTGTAGACGATGTTGATCTGGCCATCCTTGTCGAGACTGCGAATAGGCACTTCACCGCCGGCGTTGAAGCTGGCCTGCTCGCCGGAAAGCGTGGTGAGATTGGGGTTCGCGAGTGTGCGCACCACCCCCTTGGCCTCAAGCGCCTCGATGTACAAATCGACCTTGATATTGCTGTCGATGACGCGGGTGAGCAGCGCTCCGAAGGGGGTGGAGTTGGACAGGAGGTTGCTTAGCAGAGCTCCTGAGCCGAGCACCTCCTTGTTTTCATCAACCGCGGCAATACCCGTTCCGACTTTGGTCGTGCCGCTGCCGTTCGTGCTCTTGAGCGACACCCCGAGGTCGCGGCCGGAGTTGCGCTTGGCTTCCAGCACGCGCACTTCCAGATTGACCTGCTGGCTGTCGTCGACGATGACCGAGTTGATGATGGCATCAGGACCATATTGCTGTGCGACTTCCATGATCGCCGCCAGCGTGGCGCCGTCCTTGACATGACCGGCAAGCCTGACCCTGCCGTTGACCGAGCCGATCTCGATGCGCGACTTGGGTGCCACCTGGCGGATCGCTTGCGCCATGTCGGAGACATCGACGCCGACTTCGACCTGGATGACGCCGAGCGAGCGCTTGTCGGTGGAGAACAGATTGACCGTGGTGGTGCCGGCGCCCTTGCCGATCACATAGAGCGTGCGGTCGGTCATCGGCTGCGCATCGGCGATCTTCTCGTCGCCGACGACGATATCGCCCAGATTGGCATTCACCTGCAAAGTCACCGATTGCGACATCGGCAGGAAAACACGATGGACGCTGGGGTTCGACACGTCGATGAAGCGGTCGGCCGCATCGGCCGCAAGGCTCGATAGCGACAGTGCAGCCAGAGCCGACAACGCGGCCGCCCCCATCCTCACCCAAAACCCTTGCATCCCGGTCTCCCCAATCGCCGCTGGCGGCGGCGCCAAACTGGTCGCGGCGCCTTTATGGCTGCCGCGGCACGTCATATGTTTCGAGCTTCACACCTCGGAAGACGCCCACCGTCGCGCGCGCCGGCGGTTCCGGCTGCACGTACTTGACGACTTCCTTGACGACTTCGTGGACTTCCGGCGCCGACGTTACGGCAGGAGCCGGCTTCACCTTGCTCAACTGGTCGATCTGGCTGCCAACCCGCTCCACCGCCTGCGCAAGGCCGGCGATCTTGTCGTCCGCGCGCTTGCGCTCAGCCGCGGCCTCCGCTTCCGCCGCGGCCTTCTTGCTGAGCTCCGCCTGCCTTGCGGCGACGTCGGCCGGTGTTTCGCCGGTCAGGTCGGAAAGCGTCACACGTTCGGTGGTCTCGCCCTTGCTGGCCGCGGCCTGGCGAAGGGCCAGCGACAATTGTCCGGCGCCTGCCGCCAGCGTCAGCTTCTGCGCATCCTTGGTGCTGGCCTCGAGTGTCACCGATTTGACGACAGTCGGGCTGTCCTTGCTCGCATCCGCGACCTGGTCGACGGCGAGCACCTTCATGCTCTGCAGAAGCACGTCGACAAAACTCTGGTCCGCGCCATCATTGCCGCGCACGGTTCGCGTCAGCAACACGTCGACACGGTCGCCCGGAAAGACGAATCCGGCGACGCCGAGCACGTCGTTGACGCGGATGGAAACGGCCTTCATGCCCTCGCCGAGAACCGCCGAAAGCGTGGCGCGCTGGCCCGGACCCGTGATCTTGCTGGCGAGCACGGGTTCGTTGACGCCGATCGCCTGCAATGCCTGCTTGGGGGCTCCGCCGGCCGGAACGTCCTTCGTCAGGAGTTCTTCCGTGGTCTTGAAAGCGCCGGCCGGAATCGCGCCCGACGGCCATGCGACCTCACGCAATTTGTCGGCGGACAGTGTGTCGCCAAACTTCAGCGCCACGGTGGCCACGACAACCGTGTCGCGCTGAACATCCTCCGTCCGCGCCATGGCGCTGCGCTGGTTGGCCAGCCAGATATTGGCGAGCACCACGGCCAGCACGCCGAACACGCCGGCAAGGACGATCATGATGACGGTGTTTGCGCGCATAACCCCAACCCACTCTATCGACTACGTGCCGCCCAAGGTCGCCTGTCTTTGGTTGAAAAGAGGGTAGGCCCAGGCGTCCACGCCAGGGCCAACCCGAAGCGTCACGAGCCAGCGAGCGCCGTGTTAAGTGTGTTCCACTGGCCACCCACCCACGTGCCTACCCCGATGATCGTTGCGATCACGGCCACCGTGATGATGCCAAGCAGGATGGTGTATTCGACCATGGCAGCGCCGTTTTCATCGTCGCGGAACTGCCGGGTCATTATAATGAGCTTGTTCACGCCAATTCTCCGTTGAATTGAAGATTTGAACTGACGAGCCGAGGATTTCCACCAAAGCATCTCTCGCCATCCCAAATCGACCGTCTTTGCCTGCCTGCCAACCGAAGATCGCATCGAGAGGTCGATCGATCTTTCAGTCGAAGGAGCAGGCCCAAGTCCACGCGGCTTGGGCCTGCTCGAACATCAAGACGCGGGGAGTGCGCTATTGAGCGCTGTCCATTTACCATTGACCCATGTGCCTACCCCGATGATCGTTGCGATGACGGCCACCGTGATGATGCCAAGCAGGATAGTGTATTCGACCATGGCAGCACCGTTTTCATCGTCGCGGAACTGCCGGGTCATCGTCATGAGCTTCTTCACGTCAATTTCTCCCTTTGGAGGTTGAATACGACGAGACAACCTGAGGATAACTCCGCTCAAGCCACTCGCCATCTTGGTAAGACGGCAGGCCCAAACCTTTCTGTTGGGCCTGCTAGATAGTTATGACGCCGTTGTAAGATTCGCGTTCAGGGCCGTCCACTTCGTGTTGACCCAGCCGCCTACCCCGATGATCGTTGCGATCACGGCCACCGTGATGATGCCGAGCAGGATCGTGTATTCGACCATGGCAGCGCCGTTTTCATCGTCGCGGAACTGCCGGGTCATCGTCATGAGTTTCTTCATGCCAATTTCTCCTTTTGGAGGTTGAACCCGACGAGACAGAGCCAAGGATGTACTCCATACCCAGCATCCCCCGTCACGTTGATCCTAGGTCGCGCCAAAAAGCAGAGTCAAACGGGATTAAGGGTCCCTTAACTTTCATATACCTGATTCGCCAAGAAAAAAGCGGCTCAACATCTTGGCAAGGGATTGATTCGTATCATTTTTCAACCGTTCTTAACCATTCGTTCACAATTCCGTCCTGCATGCGGCACGATTATGGATAAATTAGCAATACCGCATATTCCTTTATATCTAAGGGTTTAAGCGAGGCATCGCGGTGGTTCCGGGCGGAGGGATGGCCGTGCACGGAAGGGGTGCGAATCGCACGATTGCAGTTCGCGAACCATATCAAATAAACAAAGGATTACCGGGCCGACGACCTTAACTATGTTGAAAGTATTGCCTGTACGCAGGCCATCCTGGCGCTTGTGCCGACGGTGGTTAACGTTTAGTTTCCACTAATATGCGTCTGAGAGGAATATAAGCGATTATGCTGGGGCGATTCATCAGGGGGGCAGGCGAACAGCAGGTGGCGACAAAGGCCGAGTCGGCGGCGGTGCTGCCTGTCACTCCGTCCCTTTCGCCAGCCGCTGATATCGAATCGCATGGCGACGATTTTCTGACGCTCAAGGTCGAGCTCCATCGCCACCTTATCGACCGGTTCAACCTCGCCACTCTTGAAAATGCCTCGAAGGATGAGATCCTGGATGAGATCCGCCCGATCGTTCGCGAGTTCGTCCGAAACAGAAGCGTGCCGCTGAACGCACGCGAACTCGACCAACTGACCAGCGACACCGCCGATGAAATGCTGGGGCTGGGACCGATCGAGCCGCTGCTGAAGGATGATTCGATTTCCGACATCCTGATCAACACCCACGATCGCGTCTTCATCGAACGGCGCGGTGTAATCGAGGAAACCGCAATCCGGTTTCGCGACGAGGCGCATCTGCTGCGCGTCATCGGCAAGATCGTTTCGGCGATCGGCAGGCGCGTCGATGAATCGGCGCCGATGGTCGATGCCCGCCTGGAAGACGGGTCTCGCGTCAATATTGCGGTGCGGCCGGTCTCGGTCGACGGGCCGCTGGTGTCGATCCGCAAATTTTCCAAGAATCCATATTCGCTCGAACGATTGATGGCGCTCAATTCAATCCGTCAGCCGATGATCGAGCTGCTGCGCATCGCCGTGCAGGCGCGCAAGTCGATCCTGGTTTCCGGCGGCACAGGCAGTGGCAAGACGACCTTGCTCAACGCCCTGTCAGCCTACATCCCGTCCAGGGAACGCTTGATCACCATCGAGGATGCGGCGGAGTTGCAGTTGCAGCAGCCGCATGTCGGCCGGCTCGAGACGCGGCCGCCCAATGTCGAAGGCAAGGGCGAAGTCCGCCAGCGCGAACTGCTGAAAAACGCGCTTCGCATGCGGCCCGATCGCATCATCGTCGGCGAGGTGCGCGGCGAGGAAGCCTTCGACATGCTGCAGGCGATGAACACCGGTCACGAAGGCTCGATGACCACCATCCATGCCAACACACCGCGCGACGCCATCTCGCGGCTCGAGCAGATGGTCGGCATGGCCGGCATGCCGATGAGCCATGACTCAATCCGGGCGCAGATCGCGTCGGCCATCGACATCATCGTGCAGACGCAACGTCTCTCCGACGGCGGCCGGCGCGTGACTTCGATCTCGGAAATCACTGGCATGGAGGGCAATATCGTCCAGCTTCAGGAAATCTACCATTTCGTCCGGCGCGATATGGGCGCCGATGGCAGCATCGTGGGCGAATTCCGCGCCACCGGTGTTCGGCCGCGCTTTGCCCAGGAAGCGGCGACGCTCGGCCATCAGTTCGCCAAGGACGCCTTCAACCCGCAGGTTCCACTCTGATGCTGACAGGGCAGGCTTTGCTCTACTTCATTTACGTGCTGGCGGCGGCGTCGGTTATCCTTGCCGGCGAATCCTTCTATCTGTCCTTCGCCGGAAGACGAGCGCGTGCGGGCGCGATCAACCGGCGGCTCAAGCGGCTTGGAGAAGAAACGACCGCGGAACAGAGCTTGCAGGGACTGCTGCAAGAGCGCGGCCTGACAGGGGCCGGCGATTTCAGCTTCGGTGCGATAGGGCTGAACCGGCTCTACACCCAGTCCGGCATCACCGGTAACCCACTGGCTTTCGCGGCAGTGTTCCTGTTCGCGGGCCTCTCGCTGGCACTTGTGATGGCTTTGCTTCTGGATTTTTCCGTTACGGTCGCGGTCATTGTTTTGCTGCTCGTCGGATTCGCGCTGCCGATTCTGGTTCTGCGGCGCGCCCGGAACAAGCGTATCCAGAAATTCGCCACGCAACTGCCAGATGCGCTCGACATGATCGTACGCTCGCTACGCGCCGGCCACCCGACCACCGTGGCGATCGGGCTGGTCGCTCGCGAAATGCCGGATCCGCTGGGAACCGAATTCGGCATCGTGTCCGATGAAATCACATTCGGCCTCAGTCTCGAACAGGCGGTCCGAAAGCTGTCGGAGAGGGTGGGTTTCGAGGGGCTTCACCTTCTGTCCGTGTCGCTCTCGATCCAATCCAAGACCGGCGGCAACCTCACCGAGATCCTGTCCAACCTGTCATCCGTGCTGCGCGAACGGCGCAAGATGCGGCTGAAGATAAGGGCGCTTTCGGCCGAGGGCCGAGTGTCGGCCTGGATCATTTCGCTGTTTCCAGTCTTCATGTTCTGCATCCTCTATTTCATCGCACCGACCTTTTATGGCGACGTGTGGGACAGTCCGCTCATTCTGCCGGTTTTTCTGATCTTTGGATCATGGGCGCTGCTGGGCGATTTCATCATGTATCGGATGGTCAATTTGGATCTCTGAGGGACGGGACATAGACTTCGTGACCAATATTGGAAATTCGCCCGTGCTACTCTCTCTTGCCGTCTTTGGGGCGGCGGCGGCGTTTTTTCTGGTGGTCGCGTTCGTCATAACGCCAGTCCTCCAGACCAGAAGGCTGGTTGCCCGCAGCCTGTTGTCCGAGGGCATAACCAATCGCCGCTCACTTTTGGGTCAGGAACAATTGGCCAGGATTTCGGCGCAGCGGCCGGTGGATGCCTACTTCCGCGCGCTGGAGAAGGAGCGCGGTCAGCCGAATGCGCTGGAAGCGAAATTGTTTCGAGCCGGATTCCATCAAGCAAGTGCGCCGATAATCTACACGCTGTCGCGGCTCGGTGCGGTCTGTGTCGGTTTTCTGGCCAGTTACGCTCTCCTGTCCCGGCTGTTGCCGCCCCAATTGCCCGGGTTTCTCGCTTTTGCCGGTGCTTCTCTCTTCGGTCTCGCCTGCATCGTGGTGCCAAGCATCCTGCTCGACCGCTTCGAGAATGGGCAGAAGCAGATATACCGCCGCGGCTTTCCCGACTTCATGGACATGATGATCACTTGCGCCGATGCGGGCATGAGCCTGGAGGCGGCGGTTGAGCGCGTCGGCACTGAATTGGCCGGCACCCACAAATGGCTCGGCATTCAGCTATCGATCATGAATCTGCAATTGCGTGCCGGTAAGCCGTTGCGAGAAGCGCTGCATGAGCTTTCGGACCGTATCGGCCTCGAAGAGGCGCGGGCGCTGGCGGTTTTGTTCCGGCAGTCGGAAGAACTGGGCACCAGCCTGACGGATGCCTTGCGCGTCTACAGCGACGAGATGCGCAGCCAGCGGATTCTTCAGGCCGAGGAACGCGCCAATGCCTTGCCGGTCAAGATGATGATTCCATTGGGGCTCTGCATCTTCCCGGTGGTGATGATGGT is part of the Mesorhizobium loti genome and encodes:
- a CDS encoding Flp family type IVb pilin → MKKLMTMTRQFRDDENGAAMVEYTILLGIITVAVIATIIGVGTWVNGKWTALNSALPAS
- a CDS encoding Flp family type IVb pilin, which gives rise to MNKLIIMTRQFRDDENGAAMVEYTILLGIITVAVIATIIGVGTWVGGQWNTLNTALAGS
- a CDS encoding CpaF family protein, whose product is MLGRFIRGAGEQQVATKAESAAVLPVTPSLSPAADIESHGDDFLTLKVELHRHLIDRFNLATLENASKDEILDEIRPIVREFVRNRSVPLNARELDQLTSDTADEMLGLGPIEPLLKDDSISDILINTHDRVFIERRGVIEETAIRFRDEAHLLRVIGKIVSAIGRRVDESAPMVDARLEDGSRVNIAVRPVSVDGPLVSIRKFSKNPYSLERLMALNSIRQPMIELLRIAVQARKSILVSGGTGSGKTTLLNALSAYIPSRERLITIEDAAELQLQQPHVGRLETRPPNVEGKGEVRQRELLKNALRMRPDRIIVGEVRGEEAFDMLQAMNTGHEGSMTTIHANTPRDAISRLEQMVGMAGMPMSHDSIRAQIASAIDIIVQTQRLSDGGRRVTSISEITGMEGNIVQLQEIYHFVRRDMGADGSIVGEFRATGVRPRFAQEAATLGHQFAKDAFNPQVPL
- a CDS encoding Flp family type IVb pilin, with the translated sequence MKKLMTMTRQFRDDENGAAMVEYTILLGIITVAVIATIIGVGGWVNTKWTALNANLTTAS
- the cpaB gene encoding Flp pilus assembly protein CpaB: MRANTVIMIVLAGVFGVLAVVLANIWLANQRSAMARTEDVQRDTVVVATVALKFGDTLSADKLREVAWPSGAIPAGAFKTTEELLTKDVPAGGAPKQALQAIGVNEPVLASKITGPGQRATLSAVLGEGMKAVSIRVNDVLGVAGFVFPGDRVDVLLTRTVRGNDGADQSFVDVLLQSMKVLAVDQVADASKDSPTVVKSVTLEASTKDAQKLTLAAGAGQLSLALRQAAASKGETTERVTLSDLTGETPADVAARQAELSKKAAAEAEAAAERKRADDKIAGLAQAVERVGSQIDQLSKVKPAPAVTSAPEVHEVVKEVVKYVQPEPPARATVGVFRGVKLETYDVPRQP
- a CDS encoding type II secretion system F family protein, which encodes MTNIGNSPVLLSLAVFGAAAAFFLVVAFVITPVLQTRRLVARSLLSEGITNRRSLLGQEQLARISAQRPVDAYFRALEKERGQPNALEAKLFRAGFHQASAPIIYTLSRLGAVCVGFLASYALLSRLLPPQLPGFLAFAGASLFGLACIVVPSILLDRFENGQKQIYRRGFPDFMDMMITCADAGMSLEAAVERVGTELAGTHKWLGIQLSIMNLQLRAGKPLREALHELSDRIGLEEARALAVLFRQSEELGTSLTDALRVYSDEMRSQRILQAEERANALPVKMMIPLGLCIFPVVMMVIMLPLIIRMKGIFF
- a CDS encoding type II secretion system F family protein — protein: MLTGQALLYFIYVLAAASVILAGESFYLSFAGRRARAGAINRRLKRLGEETTAEQSLQGLLQERGLTGAGDFSFGAIGLNRLYTQSGITGNPLAFAAVFLFAGLSLALVMALLLDFSVTVAVIVLLLVGFALPILVLRRARNKRIQKFATQLPDALDMIVRSLRAGHPTTVAIGLVAREMPDPLGTEFGIVSDEITFGLSLEQAVRKLSERVGFEGLHLLSVSLSIQSKTGGNLTEILSNLSSVLRERRKMRLKIRALSAEGRVSAWIISLFPVFMFCILYFIAPTFYGDVWDSPLILPVFLIFGSWALLGDFIMYRMVNLDL